The nucleotide window CTGCGGCCGTGGCGATCGCTGTGGTGATCCAGGTTCCTACGAATCTCATGTCCCCTCCTGTCCGTTGTGCCTGACTATACCCGAGCTGGCGGAAGGCGTTGCACGGGACAGGACGTCGGGGTGGGGCGATGCGCTTCGGGACCGAGAGGGACGTTTCCCTTGGCTGGGCAGCCTTTCCCAGCGACACCCCGGCTGGCATGACATCCCCCGGTTGGCATACCGCCCACGGCTGGCGCGCGATACTTTAATGCGCTAAAGTCTTGGCGGTCGGGAGTGCCCTCGCGGTTCGGGGTGTCTTGGCGGTCGCAGGCACGTCGGGATGCACGTGTCCGCCGAAAGGGGGAGCGCGTGACGGTGGTAGGGGACACCAGGTTTGCAACGGGGAAGGACGGGAGGCTCACGGCCCTCGAGGTCGAGCGCCTCTTCTCGGCCATGAGTTCCCTGGCGACGCCCCAGGAGGCCCGCAGCTTCCTCTTGGACGTCTGCAGCAGGCGCGAGATCCTTGACCTGGCGCAGCGCCTTGAGGTGGCCACCATGCTGCGCGACGGCGCGTCGTACCTCAGCGTCTCCCGCTCGACCGGCGCCTCGTCCACGACCGTGAGCCGCGTCTCCAAGTGCCTGAACGGCCCCGAGGGCGGCTATCGCCTGGTGCTCTCGCGCCTGGATGGGCCCGCTCCCGGGAGCGGGCCGCAGGAGTCGCGGGAGTAGCCAGGATCTGTGGTTCCGTCGATTTGTGTCCACCGCTCGCGCTACCATGATGCGCGTGGGTGACGCGTGCGGGCGGTGGCCGCGAGCGTCGCCTTGCCGTCCTGGTCAGGGGGTCCCATGCCACTTCAGATAGTGAGAACGGATGACATGCGCCTGGTGGGCCCAGCCGTCGAGGGCGCCCTGCGCACCGCCGTCGAGCGTGTGGGCTCGGCCGTCCTGCTCGTGCCCGACCATGACGTGGCCCTGCGCGCTCGGTATGCGCTGGCAGAGTCGGACGGCCTCTCGCTGGGCGTTACCACCTCGACTCCTTCGGCGTGGGCGGAGGAGCGCTGGGAGGTGTGGGGTGACGGCACGCACATCGTGGACGCCACGTCGCGCCTGGCGCTCATGCGCACCGTGCTCCGTGCCGCGGACGAGCGCGCCTCCCTGCGGCTCCCCCCGACGTCTGGGACGCTGGACGCGCTTGCCGCGCTTGCGCAGTCCGCGCTTGCGTGGCTCCCGCTCGATGCGGCCGATCCACGGCGAACCTCCCTCACGTCAGGCGAGACGTTCGCATGCGACCTGCTCGCCGACTATCGGTCCCAGCTGGCGCCCCATGGCCTCGTGGAGCGCTGCGAGGCCATGGGGCGGCTTCCCGACCTCCTCGCAGACCAGGGCGTGCGGCCGGTGCCCCTCGTTGCCGCCGGCATGGGCCCTTCCTCCCTTGCCCTCCTGTCACTGATGGCGCGGCTCGCATCGCACGGTGACGTCACGCTCGTCGTGCGCTCGGACGGGGGCCCCGCCAGCTCCCTCGCCGAGGGCTTTGCCCGCCGGCTTGCCGAGAGGTGCTCTGACGAAGGTGCTGACGTGCGTGAGGACGTATCGCCGTCCGCCCCGGGCGCCCCCTCCGCCGCGTCGCCCGTCCCACCCCCCCCCGAGCTCCAGGCCCTGCGCCGCCTGGCGTTTCGGGGAGGCGCGGGGGGGCAGGGGACGATCGAGGCGACAGGCTCCGTCGTGCGCCTCGAGGCGACGGGTCCCCTTGCGCAGTGGGAGCTCGTGGCCGATGAGCTCGAGCGGCAGGCCCGACGGGGGGCTTGCGAGATGGTGGTCGTCGCACCCCGTCCGGACCGCTGCTGGGAGGCCTTGGCCCCCAAGCTCGCAGCGCGTGGCATGCGGGTGCGGGCATCCGTCCCCGTGGGGGTACGTGACGTCCCCGTCGCCCGTGCCTATCTCGACTTCGCCCAGGCCGTGTGCCACCTCGCGGAGCTTGCCGCAACCTGGCCCAGGCCCTGCGACGGTCCCGAGGGACCCGTCCCACAGCTGGGTGACATGTCCTGGTGGCCCCCGCGCCCGATCGTGGACTTCCTCCTGAGCGACGCGAGCGCCGTGGAAAGGGCCCAGGCATGGGCCCTCGACGCCCGTTGGCGCGCCAACCGCTCGCTCACTCCGCAGCAGGTGCTCGACACCCTGCAGAGGCAGTCGGCGACGTCCCCGCTCGTGCAGCGCGTGACGCAGCAGGTGCTTCGGGGGCGCGTAGGCTCCGGTGCGCTTGTGCTGGCCCGGGCCCT belongs to Olsenella uli DSM 7084 and includes:
- a CDS encoding YerC/YecD family TrpR-related protein, whose product is MTVVGDTRFATGKDGRLTALEVERLFSAMSSLATPQEARSFLLDVCSRREILDLAQRLEVATMLRDGASYLSVSRSTGASSTTVSRVSKCLNGPEGGYRLVLSRLDGPAPGSGPQESRE